Below is a window of Aulosira sp. FACHB-615 DNA.
TGATCTCTACGGAAGAGTTTATTGGTGAGTAAATTAGTATCATGTGTCATAAATATTAATTGTGCATTATGATAGTTCGTTTCATTAGAGTTAAATAATGTAACAATTGCTTTGCTAATTAAAGGATGCAGCCTAGCATCAAATTCATCAAATATTAAAGCTTTACCCTCTTTAAGAGTATTGATTAAAAGTCCAGCAATAAAAAATATTTTTTGAGTTCCTTCTGATTCTTGACTATCTAAATCAAATAATTCTATAGAGACAGAATTACCCTCTGTATCGAACTTGTTATGTCCAGTCTTGATTATTGTGAATAAATAATCAATATTTCCATGAATTATAGATTTAATTAATTTGATTTCTTTAATACTCAAATCTAGTTGTTTTATTAGTTGGACAATTTCTCTTTTAGAACTATCTTCTTTAGATAAACTGTCTATTGTATAATCCAAGTAATTCTTGTCTTCTAAACCTGATACAATCTGAAGCTTTGTTGTTAACCAATTTAATATTATTTCAGCAATTTCTACATTAAATTGAGCAGCTACTGATAAAAAAAGTGCATTGCGTCTAGTTTTTGGATGAATACCCTCACCTTTAAAGGTTTTAGATAAATTGATTTTATCAGTATTCCCATTATTCACTCTTTCAAACAGCCGAGTTTCTCTTTTATTAGGAACGTAAAATAGCCACTCAGAAACAACTCTTTCTTGATTGGCTTCAAATCCATATCTATACTTTTTGTTTTTTAATAAAAAGACAATTTCAAATAAAGATGGTTGTGTTTCGGTTTCTGTGCTTAATCTAAAAGGCTCCACTCTAATTTTTTCTGTGCTTTGTGTTTCCTTAGAAGAGTTAATCATAAACCACTTCATAAAGTTCATGGCTTTTGCTAGATTACTCTTTCCACTAGCATTAGCACCATAAATTGCCGCACTTTTAAGTAATTTCAACTCGTCATCAACTGCAAAAACATTGTTATCATCAAGTTGCTTATCTTTGGCAACAATGTTAGCCGCAACCATGCTAAAGGTAACTTTATCCTTAAAAGAACGGTAATTACCAACACTAAACTCTATGAGCATAGTAACCTCTGCATACTAAACTATATATTTGTGAAAATTTCACAAATATATAATATAAGCATAGCGGCTATTGATTGATATTAACTCAGGACTTACGCAGCAAGATTGTTTGTGGAGATGGGGTTTAGAGGCGAAAGGGTATCAGGGGTGGGGCTTTGGAGACATACACCCCTACGGAGAAATCAAAATTCAAAGTTCAAAAGTAAGAGAATTTTTGACTTTTGACTTGATTTCGCCTCTACACCCTCTCCTCAACCCTTGCTTTTTCGTTTTTA
It encodes the following:
- a CDS encoding ATP/GTP-binding protein is translated as MLIEFSVGNYRSFKDKVTFSMVAANIVAKDKQLDDNNVFAVDDELKLLKSAAIYGANASGKSNLAKAMNFMKWFMINSSKETQSTEKIRVEPFRLSTETETQPSLFEIVFLLKNKKYRYGFEANQERVVSEWLFYVPNKRETRLFERVNNGNTDKINLSKTFKGEGIHPKTRRNALFLSVAAQFNVEIAEIILNWLTTKLQIVSGLEDKNYLDYTIDSLSKEDSSKREIVQLIKQLDLSIKEIKLIKSIIHGNIDYLFTIIKTGHNKFDTEGNSVSIELFDLDSQESEGTQKIFFIAGLLINTLKEGKALIFDEFDARLHPLISKAIVTLFNSNETNYHNAQLIFMTHDTNLLTNKLFRRDQIWFTEKNKYGATDLYSLVEFKIRNDASFESDYIKGRYGAIPYIGDLSQLFGEPDA